In a single window of the Streptomyces sp. NBC_00285 genome:
- a CDS encoding M4 family metallopeptidase, protein MTPLYARHKRTTLAIATAVAAGALLTTGLSTGSAAAVTPAEGSGKAALAGAPVQLSAAARTSLIKEQQADAGTTAQEIGLGSKEKLVVKDVVKDADGTVHTRYERTYDGLPVLGGDLVVHESKSGATKGVVKATNKTIKVASLTPKLTVAKAEAQALTAAKAAGSEKTAADGARKVVWAGSGTPVLAYETIVGGFQDDGTPNQLHVITDAATGKKLFEYQGIENATGTGKSLYSGTVSLETTLSGSTYNLTDATRGSHKTYNKSHGTSSSAGTLFTDADNVWGTGAASSSTTDQTAAVDATYGAQETWDFYKSTFGRSGIKNNGVGAYSRVHYGNAYVNAFWDDSCFCMTYGDGEGNVSPLTSLDVAGHEMSHGVTSNTAGLNYSGESGGLNEATSDIFGTGVEFYAANSNDVGDYLIGEEIDINGDGTPLRYMDKPSKDGGSADSWSSSVGNLDVHYSSGVANHFFYLLSEGSGAKTINGVSYNSPTSNGTTVTGIGRAKALQIWYKALTTYFTSTTNYKAARTGTLSAASALYGSTSTEYKAVAAAWSAVNVS, encoded by the coding sequence GTGACCCCCCTCTACGCGCGTCACAAGCGCACCACTCTGGCCATCGCCACCGCCGTCGCGGCCGGAGCTCTTCTCACCACCGGTCTGAGCACCGGCAGCGCCGCCGCCGTGACCCCGGCGGAAGGCTCGGGCAAGGCCGCTCTCGCGGGCGCCCCGGTCCAGCTCTCCGCGGCCGCACGCACCTCCCTCATCAAGGAGCAGCAGGCCGACGCCGGCACCACGGCGCAGGAGATAGGCCTCGGCTCCAAGGAGAAGCTGGTCGTCAAGGACGTCGTGAAGGACGCCGACGGCACGGTCCACACCCGCTACGAGCGCACCTACGACGGCCTGCCCGTCCTCGGCGGCGACCTCGTCGTCCACGAGTCGAAGTCCGGTGCCACCAAGGGTGTCGTGAAGGCGACGAACAAGACCATCAAGGTCGCCTCCCTGACCCCGAAGCTCACCGTCGCCAAGGCCGAGGCCCAGGCGCTGACCGCCGCCAAGGCCGCGGGCTCGGAGAAGACCGCCGCCGACGGCGCCCGCAAGGTCGTCTGGGCCGGCTCGGGCACCCCCGTCCTCGCCTACGAGACGATCGTCGGCGGCTTCCAGGACGACGGCACCCCGAACCAGCTGCACGTCATCACCGACGCCGCGACCGGCAAGAAGCTCTTCGAGTACCAGGGCATCGAGAACGCCACCGGTACCGGCAAGAGCCTGTACTCGGGCACGGTCAGCCTGGAGACCACCCTGTCGGGCTCGACGTACAACCTCACCGACGCCACCCGCGGCAGCCACAAGACGTACAACAAGTCCCACGGCACCAGCTCCTCCGCGGGCACGCTGTTCACGGACGCCGACAACGTCTGGGGCACCGGCGCGGCCTCCAGCTCCACCACCGACCAGACCGCGGCCGTGGACGCCACCTACGGCGCGCAGGAGACGTGGGACTTCTACAAGTCCACCTTCGGCCGCAGCGGCATCAAGAACAACGGCGTCGGCGCCTACTCGCGCGTCCACTACGGCAACGCGTACGTGAACGCGTTCTGGGACGACAGCTGCTTCTGCATGACGTACGGCGACGGCGAGGGCAACGTCAGCCCGCTGACCTCGCTGGACGTGGCCGGCCACGAGATGAGCCACGGCGTCACCTCGAACACGGCCGGTCTGAACTACTCGGGCGAGTCCGGCGGCCTCAACGAGGCGACCTCGGACATCTTCGGCACGGGTGTGGAGTTCTACGCGGCCAACTCCAACGACGTCGGTGACTACCTCATCGGCGAGGAGATCGACATCAACGGCGACGGCACCCCGCTGCGCTACATGGACAAGCCCAGCAAGGACGGCGGCTCGGCGGACTCCTGGTCCTCCTCCGTCGGCAACCTGGACGTCCACTACTCGTCCGGCGTCGCGAACCACTTCTTCTACCTCCTCTCGGAGGGCAGCGGCGCGAAGACGATCAACGGCGTCTCCTACAACTCGCCGACGTCCAACGGCACCACGGTCACCGGCATCGGCCGCGCCAAGGCGCTGCAGATCTGGTACAAGGCGCTGACGACGTACTTCACGTCGACGACCAACTACAAGGCGGCACGCACGGGCACGCTCTCCGCGGCGTCCGCCCTGTACGGCTCCACCAGCACCGAGTACAAGGCGGTGGCGGCGGCCTGGTCCGCGGTCAACGTGAGCTAG
- a CDS encoding M4 family metallopeptidase, with protein MRDSSSHRRAPHTLHRKAAAVALVGVSALIAAAVQSGAATAAPEKAPSAAGKVIPGSQSLKLTPAQRAELIRQANAGKAEAAKDLGLGTKEKLVVRDVVKDGNGTLHTRYERTYDGLPVLGGDLVVDTTKSGATAGVTKATKATIKVASLTPKVAAAKAEQQAVSLAKAAGADKAGTDRAPRKVIWAGNGTPVLAYETVVGGLQEDGTPNQLHVITDAATGKKLYEYQGIETGTGNTMYSGTVTLGTTQSGSTYNLTDGARGNHKTYNLNRGTSGTGTLFSGPDDIWGTGAASNTETAGADAHYGAALTWDYYKNVQGRSGIRGDGVGAYSRVHYGNAYVNAFWDDSCFCMTYGDGSGNTHPLTSIDVAGHEMTHGVTSNTAGLNYSGESGGLNEATSDIFGTAVEFYANNSSDVGDYLIGEEININGDGTPLRYMDKPSKDGASKDSWYSGIGSVDVHYSSGPANHFFYLLSEGSGTKTINGVTYNSSTSDGLPVTGIGRDKAEKIWFRALTTKFTSTTNYAGARTGTLAAAGELYGTTSAEYTAVANAWAGVAVGTRPGGGGGGGTSFESTTDVSIPDNGAAVNSPITVSGRTGNAPSNLAVAVDIVHTYIGDLRVQLIAPDGTAYTLKAYGTGGSTDNLNTTYTVNASSEVANGTWQLRVQDNAAQDTGYINSWKLTFP; from the coding sequence TTGAGAGACAGTTCCTCCCACAGACGCGCCCCCCACACCCTGCACCGCAAGGCCGCCGCCGTGGCCCTCGTCGGTGTCTCGGCCCTGATCGCCGCCGCCGTCCAGTCGGGCGCCGCCACCGCAGCCCCGGAGAAGGCACCGTCGGCCGCGGGCAAGGTGATCCCGGGCTCCCAGTCCCTCAAGCTCACCCCCGCCCAGCGGGCCGAGCTGATACGCCAGGCGAACGCCGGCAAGGCGGAGGCCGCCAAGGACCTCGGTCTCGGCACCAAGGAGAAGCTGGTCGTCCGTGACGTCGTCAAGGACGGCAACGGCACGCTCCACACCCGCTACGAGCGCACCTACGACGGCCTGCCCGTCCTCGGCGGCGACCTCGTCGTGGACACCACGAAGTCGGGCGCGACCGCGGGCGTCACCAAGGCGACGAAGGCCACCATCAAGGTCGCCTCCCTGACCCCGAAGGTGGCCGCGGCCAAGGCCGAGCAGCAGGCGGTGTCGCTGGCGAAGGCCGCCGGCGCCGACAAGGCCGGCACCGACCGCGCGCCGCGCAAGGTGATCTGGGCCGGCAACGGCACACCCGTCCTCGCCTACGAGACGGTCGTCGGCGGCCTCCAGGAGGACGGCACGCCGAACCAGCTGCACGTCATCACCGACGCCGCGACCGGCAAGAAGCTCTACGAGTACCAGGGCATCGAGACCGGCACCGGCAACACCATGTACAGCGGCACGGTCACCCTCGGCACCACCCAGTCCGGGTCGACGTACAACCTGACCGACGGGGCACGCGGCAACCACAAGACGTACAACCTCAACCGCGGCACCTCCGGCACCGGCACCCTCTTCTCGGGCCCCGACGACATCTGGGGCACCGGAGCGGCGTCCAACACGGAGACCGCGGGCGCCGACGCGCACTACGGCGCCGCGCTCACCTGGGACTACTACAAGAACGTGCAGGGGCGTTCGGGTATCCGCGGTGACGGGGTCGGGGCGTACTCCCGGGTCCACTACGGCAACGCGTACGTGAACGCGTTCTGGGACGACAGCTGCTTCTGCATGACCTACGGCGACGGGTCGGGCAACACCCACCCGCTGACGTCGATCGACGTGGCCGGCCACGAGATGACCCACGGCGTCACGTCCAACACCGCGGGACTCAACTACTCGGGCGAGTCCGGCGGTCTGAACGAGGCCACCTCCGACATCTTCGGCACGGCCGTCGAGTTCTACGCCAACAACTCCTCCGACGTCGGTGACTACCTCATCGGCGAGGAGATCAACATCAACGGCGACGGCACGCCGCTGCGTTACATGGACAAGCCGAGCAAGGACGGCGCGTCCAAGGACAGTTGGTACTCGGGCATCGGGTCGGTGGACGTCCACTACTCGTCCGGTCCCGCGAACCACTTCTTCTATCTGCTGTCGGAGGGCAGCGGCACCAAGACCATCAACGGTGTCACCTACAACTCCTCCACCTCGGACGGCCTTCCGGTCACCGGCATCGGTCGCGACAAGGCGGAGAAGATCTGGTTCCGCGCGCTGACCACGAAGTTCACCTCGACCACCAACTACGCGGGCGCCCGCACCGGCACCCTCGCGGCGGCGGGTGAGCTGTACGGCACGACGAGCGCCGAGTACACGGCCGTGGCGAACGCCTGGGCAGGCGTGGCGGTCGGCACGCGTCCCGGTGGCGGGGGCGGTGGCGGCACCTCGTTCGAGTCGACCACCGACGTATCGATTCCGGACAACGGGGCGGCGGTCAATTCGCCGATCACGGTGTCAGGGCGTACGGGCAACGCGCCGTCGAACCTCGCCGTCGCGGTCGACATCGTGCACACCTACATCGGTGACCTCCGGGTGCAGTTGATCGCCCCCGACGGCACGGCGTACACGCTGAAGGCCTACGGCACCGGCGGCAGCACCGACAACCTCAACACCACGTACACGGTGAACGCCTCATCCGAGGTGGCCAACGGGACTTGGCAGTTGCGGGTCCAGGACAACGCGGCCCAGGACACCGGCTACATCAACAGCTGGAAGCTGACCTTCCCGTAG